A window of Pseudoliparis swirei isolate HS2019 ecotype Mariana Trench chromosome 2, NWPU_hadal_v1, whole genome shotgun sequence genomic DNA:
GACGGGCGGGTTGTCGGAGAGGTCAAACAAACTGACAGTCGTGCACGATGAAATTAAAAGGTCACCGTCTCAGGCGTTCGGCTTTCTTACATTCCCTAATTGGCAGCAGAGCGTCGAGGCCACGAGGCCCATGGGAACGTCAACAAATTGAACTTTAGATCTGAGGATGGAGATGGTTATAAAAGTTAGGTGGCCAACAGAATTCACATAATTCCTCCTGTGGGGAGAAACATGAACATCTGAACCAAATTCCAGAGACATTTCACCAACGAATGTGCAACCTTATGGTGGAATTATGGAGAAATTCAGCAAGTTCTTCACATCAAAGTCAAAGTGCGGAGGGTTccctctgtgggggggggggcgatgatGAAATGGCAGCCCAGTTTTTGGCGTTTGATGAAGTGTTTGATCGACCAGGTGACATCACAGGCCCTGTGCACCTGGTCTTtgccacttgtgtgtgtgtgtgtgtgtgtgtgtcaatcagTATCCTCCATGGTAACGTGATGCTGAAGTGGATGAGAAACAATCCGGGGATCAAGAGGGGAGAGATGGGATCTTCCATATATTTCTATCTGGGTGTTTTCCCTCGTTGCGTCATGTGATTCCAGCTGTAACCCGTGACGGTGTCATGTGATTCTGCTTCACTCACTAAATGGAGGAACGGTCCAGATCTTAGTCCTGAGCTTTAATTGGCTCTTTAGCTAATTGACCCCCGGAGACAGACGGCCGCCTCCTCAGGAGATTAGCAGCAAATCTCAAGCAGCTAACGAATTACAGCTTAAACCCAGAAGGCGTATCACAGTTCTTAATCGCGTATGAATTATTTGCAGGAATCtcttgtatttgtgtttttattattattgccatCACTCTGGTTTTGTGGGGAGGAAAAGAGACGAGCTTATGTTTCCCGTCTGTGTTCTCGCGTCATAAAGATGCTTAATGGATACTGAGATGGTCCCTGAAGCGTCTCCGATGATGCCTTCAAGCGCTCCACGGACTCTCTGcaccacttttattttattcggTTGGATTCGGTGGGCGAGGTCGTCGTTACTTCACTGCAGCTTTTAATGTGCATCTGTTCATCTTCTGATCGATGGACTGTGCGAGCTCACTGACTCGAGGACACACTCGCTTCTTCCTctgtttgacacacacacacacacacactcacagacactcacagactCCCATAATAAATAGATGATGTCTGGAGCAGCGGAAGAATGACAATTATGGTGTCAGCGGACAGGAATTGAGTGCATCAGAAAGAAATTgcctaaagtgtgtgtgtgtttgtgtgtgtgtgtgtgtgtgtggccgaggAAATGGGATCTCAATTGAATTTCAGAACATGCGgtgattaatgtgtgtgtgtagtcgggGTGTGTCTTGTGTGTAGTCTGGAGCCTCTCCAGAGTGTGACCACTAGTCACATGTCATGTTCCAGGAGTTGACAACTCAAGTATACTTCTCATGCGAAGACAACAAaaagttacacatttatttatttttccttttcattGGTTACATAACAACCTTCCCCTGGATGCACTCTGGTGTCACCTACAACATCTTAACCAATCAGATGTCGGTGAATCTTTATGAAGATGTGAGATGTTTACGTTCCTTATTTCTGAGCCCGTCGTGAACCAGAAGGAAAGACCGCCGTTCCCCTTGAACACACGTCTCATACTTCTTGATGGCCACATGGAAAAGCTCTAATCTATTGCCCTGTATTTCATTGTGTAATcggggctccccccccccacacacacacacactcacacactcaccccccACTGCCAACAACTCTTTATGATGAGGCAGCCGACCCTTCAAAGCTCCTTTTTGAAAGATCCGTTGGACCCATTGGgccaaaaaacaagaagaagttattattctttttttaaagtattgtcGTTACTCGATagaataataacttcataactagacacacacacacacacacacacacacacacacacaccctcctcagCTGTGTTATTTCAATGTATTGTCATTCAATAACCTAGGAGATATATTCATTTAcacattttgggattttttaaatctgtggGTTGGTTGTTCATACATTCTTATAAAGTTTGTAGTTTTGGGAAACCTTGCTAGCGACTTCAAAGGGAGCCAGAGTGAATGGTCACGCCTCTGCCTTTCACGCTGTGTCTTCAAGATGTCCGTCCCCATGAACGCCACATCTCAGGAACGCCGAAGGTCAAGGTCACCGTGACCTCACTAATCACGATTTTGACCATAACTCGTATGCAACGGGTTAAAATGATGAAGTGGAACTTGACAGGCGGGCGAACGCGAGCCGGTCCTCCCAGTCGTCCGCTGACGGATGCTCTCGTGTTCCTCCAGGGCTTTTCCCCGACGTGGGAGGTGGCTTCTTTCTGCCGAGGCTCCGGGGAAAGCTGGGCCTGTTCCTCGCCCTGACGGGCTTCCGGCTCAAGGGCCGCGACGTGCAGAGAGCCGGCGTCGCCACGCACTTTGTGGAGCGCGAGAAGGTACggtaccgggggggggggggggggaaagccaCATGATGAGTCACGCTTGTTTTTTAAAGGAGCCAAAAGGCGAGCTGTGTTCGACCAGCAGGCAGCCGAGTTTATTCAGGACCGCGACCTTGAGTTCAGGACAGAGGggcagtgggcggggcttagtttGTTTGTGCAACTCGAACAGAAGTTTGACTCGAAGCTGGACACAAGAAGCCCTGACCACAGATTACAGGACAAAATGTGGAATATGCAAAGTCACCAAGCGCTCTTTTATTGGTTAAGACctccaacacacaacaacaagagaTCATTTTGTGAAATGTTAAATTAGATAGGGGGCGGCTTCAAATAAGCCTAGTTAGCTTTTTGTCTGTTCCTGCACTGATATTCATttattaccttccgcattctgagaatgcggaaggttatgttttgatcgctgtgtatttatttatttatttgtatgcgtgttattcgcataactcaaaaagtattaaaccgaatcgcatgaaatttagtgggatgattggttattatctggggtccatttgattagattttggaatcgattGGGTCAacggtcaaagtcatgaaaaggtaccatagaagtggctgcggcgaaggtatgcgctctaccgagtgcccgttctagtttatctctgttgtgatttttattgtttgaattgtgcaaaataaataaatcacacagACAAATAAAGCACCAGGCGTATTCCACAGTGGCGACCCTTAATGTCTTCTTGCTTCGCTAGATCCCCGAGCTGGAGAGGGAGCTGCTGGGCCTGACGTCTCCCTCCGCTGAGGACGTCTCCAGACTGCTGGACTCGTACCAGCAGCAGGTTGAAAGTCCTCAATCGCCCCAAAATATCTCCAACGCGTGAAACGAGACGTTCAGACGGATGTTTTCTCGGCTTGACGCTCGTCTCTCCGTCCACAGAGCGCTCTGGATGCAGACAAGCCGTTCGTGTTGGAGCGACACATGTCTGATATCGACAGGTAGGCGTcggatttcttcttctttttttaatttattgtcaaCTAATGTCACGGAGGGTGAACATCTGGGCAGCgtggtgtattattattattattattacattgttttagctgcagattttttttccatttatgtTCTTTATTGTTTCTTTGGACAACATGGAGCTCTGTGGCCCAGAGgaagatttatttttcttttcttttttatgataGTTTTTAAATaccatttatataataaatacaataatatacaaataaaatgcattattactATTAGAATTATTAGTATGCTTAgcataattaattaaatgttggTTTTGGatcccaaaaaatatataatatttccaGCCTTATCGTTTAAAGCTGGTAACATGGCGAGCGGaggagatgttgttgttgttgttgtttaatttgagagtgacctctcctccctgcaggcTGTTCAGCTCCAGCAGCGTTGAGGGCATCGTGAAGGACCTGCAGGCCGACGGCTCGGAGTTCGCCAGGAAACAAGCcgaggtaccccccccccccccccggtgctgCTTGGATGGAGCCAGGGCATTATTTGGGCTTCCTCAGTATTAGTCAGTAATCGGTGGTTTACCTCCAGTTGAAGCTCTGAGGGGTTAGTCGTAGTCCTGCTGGCTGGACCAGAACCCCCCAGAACCCCCCAGAGGGACTCCAGAGCTCCTCCAGGCCGGCGTGGCTTCATCCCACACACATGAACCCGACTCGCAGCTCTGGTCTTTAGTCGCTTTAGTCACGGCGCTCCAACTGATATCAGACTGGGGAAAGAACATATAACCTTATGTAACAGTGCACATGCCCCGgattagacccccccccccccctgatctcTCCAGGATTAATAATCCTGGAGAACCACTCATCTGTTCTCTGATTTGATACATTTTGCATtaagggaggggggcgggggtcaGCTCAGGCATGACATATTTATTCTAAGCCCACTCCCCTCAGTGACGACTCTCCGTCCTCGCCTCGCACATTCAACATTTAgagcttcttttcttccttatttacatatttgatcatttgtatatatttatctaaaaGCGCCGCAGAAAACCCAaagctctctttctccctcccgtacttttctctctctctttcactctctttctccctcctgtactttcttctgtctctctctctctatcagatGCTGTCCAGGATGTCTCCCACCTCTCTGAAGATCACCCATCAGCAGCTGGAGGCGGGTGCTACCCTGAGCCTGCGGGAGGTGTTGGTGATGGAGTATCGCCTGAGCCAGGCCTGCATGGTacagaccccccacacacacacacacacaaaatatacatcatCCCTTTCTCTCGTATCATAATTCAGTGGATTGAAGGATTAGTGGAGAAGCTCCTTGTATTCTTTACTTCTCGTATCACCTGAGACTAAAGGGGGTCTCACCTGGGGGGGGGTCTCCGTTGTGTTGCAGAGGGGCCGCGACTTCTACGAAGGCGTACGGGCCGGTAAGTCAAACGTTATTAGAAATGATCAAATAATAAATCCTTTATATTCCATCGTCCGGGTCCCCGTATCCTCCTGagacatgtgtgtgttctgcagtgCTGGTGGACAAGGACCAGAGTCCCAAGTGGAGCCCCCCCACCCTGGAGGAGGTGACCCAGCAGAGCGTGGACCAGTGCTTCTCCTCGCTGGGGGAGAAGGACCTCACGTTCTGAGTCatgtgacaggaggaggaggaggaggaggaggtcttatACCTGACGACGAGCAGCAGGagcttctttattttctcaagCATCTGTACTTTTCCAGATGTAACGTAGCTGTAACGGGTTTTCTTCGGTCATATCCAAACTCAAGTGGAAGTGTATCGATATATTCTGAATGAAATTATTGTCACGTATTATTTTGGTGTGAGcgtgtggtttttttcttcttttttcggtGTGAACTTCATCCGACAGACACGTCGCTGTGTTTCAGTTGGCATCAAATCGCTCAACATTAATTATTTAGGAGACGGACATCCAGCATTGGGCTTCGATGCAGGAACACGGGCAGCAAAGAGAAGAAGGGGATGCGTGGGCTCGGGTCACGACCTTCTGCGACCTTCTACCTCCTACGGCCCTCTACGAACTCCTCCACCTTCTACGACCTCCTACGACCTCGCTCGTTCAGGGTTCTGGCGACGGCTCGTTATCAGCGTGTGAGCACGACGTCGGAGTCTGGACGGTAAACATTCACCTTGGTGCAGCGTTGGGTTATCGGGGCATGTTTCATACGCCTGCCAAAAAGTTAaagagtccacacacacacacacacacacaatctgattCTACCAGCTCATCGGCACATGGAGCGACTGCAGAGCAACTTTCTGAAGGTCTGTTTCCTCATGTCTGTTTAATCTTCATCAATAAACTACATCTCGTT
This region includes:
- the hibch gene encoding 3-hydroxyisobutyryl-CoA hydrolase, mitochondrial isoform X2, translated to MLRSLCRLQRIQGHMMSSQVEPEVLLERVGSAGVITINRPKALNALNLAMVRQIYPQLKKWDNDNETAIVIIKGAGGKAFCAGGDIIAVTESGKVGDPLAEDFFREEYILNNAIGECRKPYIALIEGITMGGGVGLSVHGRFRVATEKTLFAMPETAIGLFPDVGGGFFLPRLRGKLGLFLALTGFRLKGRDVQRAGVATHFVEREKIPELERELLGLTSPSAEDVSRLLDSYQQQSALDADKPFVLERHMSDIDRLFSSSSVEGIVKDLQADGSEFARKQAEMLSRMSPTSLKITHQQLEAGATLSLREVLVMEYRLSQACMRGRDFYEGVRAVLVDKDQSPKWSPPTLEEVTQQSVDQCFSSLGEKDLTF
- the hibch gene encoding 3-hydroxyisobutyryl-CoA hydrolase, mitochondrial isoform X1, whose product is MSVTVLKSVYRHRLRSLCRLQRIQGHMMSSQVEPEVLLERVGSAGVITINRPKALNALNLAMVRQIYPQLKKWDNDNETAIVIIKGAGGKAFCAGGDIIAVTESGKVGDPLAEDFFREEYILNNAIGECRKPYIALIEGITMGGGVGLSVHGRFRVATEKTLFAMPETAIGLFPDVGGGFFLPRLRGKLGLFLALTGFRLKGRDVQRAGVATHFVEREKIPELERELLGLTSPSAEDVSRLLDSYQQQSALDADKPFVLERHMSDIDRLFSSSSVEGIVKDLQADGSEFARKQAEMLSRMSPTSLKITHQQLEAGATLSLREVLVMEYRLSQACMRGRDFYEGVRAVLVDKDQSPKWSPPTLEEVTQQSVDQCFSSLGEKDLTF